A window of the Brassica oleracea var. oleracea cultivar TO1000 chromosome C1, BOL, whole genome shotgun sequence genome harbors these coding sequences:
- the LOC106315910 gene encoding probable metal-nicotianamine transporter YSL5 isoform X2, translating into MICPYIINISVLLGGILSWGIMWPLIETKKGDWFPADVEPSSMHGLQAYKVFIAVAIILGDGLYNFCKVLSRTLSGLFVQLRGTTTPSFSRRSFTVQEEEDPHASPQTPKESYDDQRRTRFFLKDQIPTWFAVGGYITISAASTAILPYMFHQLRWYYILVIYICAPVLAFCNAYGAGLTDWSLASTYGKLAIFTIGAWAGSEHGGMLAGLAACGVMMNIVSTASDLTQDFKTGYLTLSSPKSMFVSQVIGTAMGCVVSPCVFWLFYKAFEDLGIPNSEYPAPFATVYRSMAKLGVEGVASLPRECLVLCYAFFSVAILVNIVKDSLPSRWGRFVPLPMAMAIPFFLGPYFAIDMCVGSLVLFVWERVDAAKAEAFGTAVASGLICGDGIWSFPSSVLAIAGVNPPVCMKFLSAATNSRVDSFLKRS; encoded by the exons ATGATATGCCCATACATAATCAACATCTCTGTTCTCTTGGGAGGGATCCTCTCTTGGGGTATAATGTGGCCTCTCATTGAAACCAAAAAGGGAGATTGGTTTCCTGCAGATGTCGAACCTAGCAGCATGCATGGTCTCCAGGCTTACAAG GTGTTCATAGCTGTTGCTATAATCCTAGGAGACGGCTTATACAACTTCTGCAAGGTGCTGAGCCGGACACTATCAGGACTATTTGTACAGCTCCGAGGTACTACTACTCCATCTTTCTCAAGAAGATCTTTCACAGTCCAAGAAGAAGAAGACCCTCATGCTTCCCCACAAACCCCAAAAGAATCATACGACGACCAACGCCGCACGAGATTCTTCCTCAAAGACCAAATCCCCACTTGGTTCGCCGTCGGAGGATACATCACCATCTCCGCAGCATCAACCGCCATACTCCCGTACATGTTCCACCAGCTCAGATGGTACTACATCCTCGTCATCTACATCTGCGCGCCGGTCCTAGCCTTCTGCAACGCCTACGGAGCCGGACTCACAGACTGGTCCTTGGCCTCAACATACGGCAAACTCGCCATATTCACGATAGGAGCGTGGGCGGGCTCCGAGCACGGCGGCATGCTGGCTGGACTAGCTGCGTGCGGCGTCATGATGAACATAGTCTCCACAGCTTCGGACCTCACGCAGGACTTCAAAACAGGATACCTCACTCTCTCATCACCCAAGTCAATGTTTGTATCCCAAGTGATTGGCACGGCGATGGGCTGCGTCGTCTCACCTTGCGTGTTCTGGCTGTTCTACAAGGCCTTCGAGGACTTAGGCATCCCGAACAGCGAGTACCCCGCCCCGTTCGCTACAGTTTACCGAAGCATGGCCAAGCTAGGAGTCGAAGGTGTTGCTTCTTTACCAAGAGAGTGTTTAGTTCTTTGCTACGCGTTTTTCAGCGTGGCGATTCTTGTGAACATAGTGAAGGATAGTTTGCCGAGCAGGTGGGGGAGGTTCGTGCCGCTGCCGATGGCGATGGCGATACCATTTTTCTTGGGGCCGTACTTTGCGATTGACATGTGCGTGGGGAGTTTGGTGCTTTTCGTTTGGGAGAGGGTGGATGCGGCCAAGGCTGAGGCGTTTGGGACTGCGGTGGCGTCTGGATTGATATGTGGAGATGGGATTTGGTCGTTTCCGAGCTCGGTGTTGGCTATAGCTGGTGTGAATCCTCCTGTTTGTATGAAGTTTCTCTCTGCTGCGACTAATTCGAGAGTCGATAGCTTTCTGAAAAGATCGTGA
- the LOC106315910 gene encoding probable metal-nicotianamine transporter YSL5 isoform X1, translating into MRKACLNPDRVVEHELQEAGFSPESEKATNKHHEEEEEEEEEEEESVEKIFESREVPSWTKQLTLRAFVVSFVLSILFSFIVMKLNLTTGIIPSLNVSAGLLGFFFVKTWTKMLHRSGYLKQPFTRQENTVIQTCVVASSGIAFSGGFGTYLFGMSERIAKQSGDVARGVKNPSLGWIIGFLFVVSFLGLFSVVPLRKIMVIDFKLTYPSGTATAHLINSFHTPQGAKLAKKQVRVLGKFFSFSFLWSFFQWFFTGGENCGFSNFPTFGLKAYQYKFYFDFSATYVGVGMICPYIINISVLLGGILSWGIMWPLIETKKGDWFPADVEPSSMHGLQAYKVFIAVAIILGDGLYNFCKVLSRTLSGLFVQLRGTTTPSFSRRSFTVQEEEDPHASPQTPKESYDDQRRTRFFLKDQIPTWFAVGGYITISAASTAILPYMFHQLRWYYILVIYICAPVLAFCNAYGAGLTDWSLASTYGKLAIFTIGAWAGSEHGGMLAGLAACGVMMNIVSTASDLTQDFKTGYLTLSSPKSMFVSQVIGTAMGCVVSPCVFWLFYKAFEDLGIPNSEYPAPFATVYRSMAKLGVEGVASLPRECLVLCYAFFSVAILVNIVKDSLPSRWGRFVPLPMAMAIPFFLGPYFAIDMCVGSLVLFVWERVDAAKAEAFGTAVASGLICGDGIWSFPSSVLAIAGVNPPVCMKFLSAATNSRVDSFLKRS; encoded by the exons ATGAGAAAGGCGTGTCTAAATCCAGACAGAGTTGTGGAACACGAGTTGCAGGAAGCTGGGTTTAGTCCAGAATCTGAGAAGGCGACGAATAAGCATCATGAAGAGGAAGAGGAAGAGGAAGAGGAAGAGGAGGAATCTGTGGAGAAGATCTTTGAAAGCAGAGAAGTACCTTCTTGGACAAAGCAGCTGACTTTGAGGGCTTTTGTGGTGAGCTTTGTGCTAAGCATCTTGTTTAGCTTCATTGTTATGAAGCTTAACCTCACGACGGGAATCATACCGTCGCTCAATGTCTCAGCTGGTCTTCTGGGTTTCTTCTTTGTCAAGACGTGGACCAAGATGCTTCATAGGTCTGGATACTTGAAACAGCCGTTTACTCGCCAGGAGAACACTGTTATTCAGACCTGCGTTGTTGCTTCTTCCGGCATTGCCTTCAGCG GAGGGTTTGGGACATACCTATTTGGCATGAGTGAACGAATTGCAAAGCAATCAGGAGACGTTGCTCGTGGCGTCAAGAACCCTTCATTGGGTTGGATTATTGGTTTCCTCTTTGTTGTCAGCTTTCTTGGCCTCTTCTCAGTTGTTCCCCTTAGGAAG ATAATGGTAATAGACTTCAAACTAACATATCCAAGTGGTACTGCTACTGCTCATCTTATCAACAGCTTCCATACACCTCAAGGAGCCAAGCTAGCCAA GAAACAAGTGAGGGTATTGGGGAAGTTCTTCTCCTTCAGCTTCTTGTGGAGTTTCTTCCAATGGTTCTTTACCGGAGGAGAAAATTGTGGGTTCTCCAACTTCCCTACCTTTGGACTCAAAGCTTATCAATACAA GTTCTACTTTGATTTTTCAGCAACATATGTGGGTGTTGGCATGATATGCCCATACATAATCAACATCTCTGTTCTCTTGGGAGGGATCCTCTCTTGGGGTATAATGTGGCCTCTCATTGAAACCAAAAAGGGAGATTGGTTTCCTGCAGATGTCGAACCTAGCAGCATGCATGGTCTCCAGGCTTACAAG GTGTTCATAGCTGTTGCTATAATCCTAGGAGACGGCTTATACAACTTCTGCAAGGTGCTGAGCCGGACACTATCAGGACTATTTGTACAGCTCCGAGGTACTACTACTCCATCTTTCTCAAGAAGATCTTTCACAGTCCAAGAAGAAGAAGACCCTCATGCTTCCCCACAAACCCCAAAAGAATCATACGACGACCAACGCCGCACGAGATTCTTCCTCAAAGACCAAATCCCCACTTGGTTCGCCGTCGGAGGATACATCACCATCTCCGCAGCATCAACCGCCATACTCCCGTACATGTTCCACCAGCTCAGATGGTACTACATCCTCGTCATCTACATCTGCGCGCCGGTCCTAGCCTTCTGCAACGCCTACGGAGCCGGACTCACAGACTGGTCCTTGGCCTCAACATACGGCAAACTCGCCATATTCACGATAGGAGCGTGGGCGGGCTCCGAGCACGGCGGCATGCTGGCTGGACTAGCTGCGTGCGGCGTCATGATGAACATAGTCTCCACAGCTTCGGACCTCACGCAGGACTTCAAAACAGGATACCTCACTCTCTCATCACCCAAGTCAATGTTTGTATCCCAAGTGATTGGCACGGCGATGGGCTGCGTCGTCTCACCTTGCGTGTTCTGGCTGTTCTACAAGGCCTTCGAGGACTTAGGCATCCCGAACAGCGAGTACCCCGCCCCGTTCGCTACAGTTTACCGAAGCATGGCCAAGCTAGGAGTCGAAGGTGTTGCTTCTTTACCAAGAGAGTGTTTAGTTCTTTGCTACGCGTTTTTCAGCGTGGCGATTCTTGTGAACATAGTGAAGGATAGTTTGCCGAGCAGGTGGGGGAGGTTCGTGCCGCTGCCGATGGCGATGGCGATACCATTTTTCTTGGGGCCGTACTTTGCGATTGACATGTGCGTGGGGAGTTTGGTGCTTTTCGTTTGGGAGAGGGTGGATGCGGCCAAGGCTGAGGCGTTTGGGACTGCGGTGGCGTCTGGATTGATATGTGGAGATGGGATTTGGTCGTTTCCGAGCTCGGTGTTGGCTATAGCTGGTGTGAATCCTCCTGTTTGTATGAAGTTTCTCTCTGCTGCGACTAATTCGAGAGTCGATAGCTTTCTGAAAAGATCGTGA